A genomic region of Acidobacteriota bacterium contains the following coding sequences:
- a CDS encoding diguanylate cyclase — MEPGTRNPEPGTRNPEPDFEAVEPAPSLYPLSPIPQPPSPIPEFPRFSHTLKIEPVQQPVEAPLEEGLSAIESILRRGKTAKLKPIVPAEGVYGEYVHRIQTEEGDISEAVRAITAPLTTASQSSQWEEEIAPSSESVATGTLDRTSEVNIGALRPAISSEMKATTPFPSMNWEPSHPISPLQETSPTPEPQPVWAVSFDESESGGLTPAEIQETLAGKVADLMTAQELNKTLLAHWNNRFAQREISLIKLVVDPFIKHATPVTPELSRVILSPVAEMIETECRTEPKLIGYCGSAEFFIVLPGVASDEVAEIAEHLRSQAESLWLSMPGHESDEWLTVSLGVVTSFPLKSSLDSLLSAVNLALELAQDAGGNRVMISPSPLD, encoded by the coding sequence CCTATTCCTGAGTTTCCTCGGTTTTCGCATACACTCAAAATCGAGCCGGTACAACAACCAGTTGAAGCTCCGCTTGAAGAGGGATTATCGGCAATTGAGTCAATTCTCCGACGTGGTAAAACTGCCAAACTCAAACCAATTGTGCCTGCTGAAGGAGTGTATGGCGAATATGTCCACCGAATTCAGACTGAAGAAGGAGATATTTCGGAGGCAGTTCGGGCAATAACTGCCCCACTGACCACGGCATCGCAATCTTCACAATGGGAAGAAGAAATTGCTCCATCGTCTGAGTCCGTTGCAACGGGAACATTAGACAGAACCAGTGAGGTGAATATTGGCGCGCTACGGCCAGCTATTTCATCTGAAATGAAAGCTACAACCCCTTTCCCATCCATGAATTGGGAACCTTCTCATCCAATCAGTCCATTGCAGGAAACCAGTCCCACCCCTGAACCCCAGCCAGTCTGGGCAGTCTCGTTTGACGAATCAGAATCCGGAGGGCTAACCCCGGCGGAGATTCAGGAAACATTGGCTGGTAAGGTTGCCGACCTGATGACGGCCCAGGAGTTGAATAAAACACTCCTGGCCCACTGGAACAACCGCTTTGCTCAGCGTGAGATCTCGTTGATCAAGCTTGTGGTTGATCCGTTTATAAAACACGCAACCCCGGTAACTCCTGAACTCAGCCGGGTTATCCTGAGTCCCGTGGCTGAAATGATTGAAACCGAATGTCGGACGGAGCCAAAATTGATTGGTTACTGTGGTTCGGCTGAATTTTTCATTGTGCTGCCTGGCGTAGCTTCAGACGAAGTTGCCGAAATTGCTGAACATCTACGTTCCCAGGCAGAATCCCTCTGGCTTTCAATGCCTGGTCATGAATCTGACGAATGGCTCACTGTCAGCCTTGGCGTCGTCACTTCCTTCCCCTTGAAATCTTCGCTTGATTCCTTGCTGAGTGCCGTGAATCTGGCACTTGAACTGGCTCAGGATGCTGGTGGAAACCGGGTGATGATTTCGCCTTCTCCCTTGGACTAA
- a CDS encoding dual specificity protein phosphatase family protein: MRLFWLGEVSPRLATMPRPRGGEWLESEIEALKREGVNILVSLLTEPEMKELDLREEERLCIQKGIQYISFPIPDFSTPASVREVRLLVEKLAASLAAGQRMVIHCRGGIGRASLIAACVLVRDGKSVDESFALIQSARGCSVPDTREQVQWVERFQAFLKAFGS; encoded by the coding sequence ATGCGACTCTTTTGGCTGGGAGAGGTGTCTCCACGGCTTGCAACGATGCCTCGCCCACGAGGCGGAGAATGGCTTGAATCCGAAATTGAGGCCCTCAAACGAGAGGGTGTCAATATTCTGGTGTCACTCTTAACTGAACCCGAAATGAAGGAACTTGATCTTCGGGAAGAAGAGCGCTTGTGTATCCAAAAGGGCATACAGTACATTTCGTTTCCGATTCCTGATTTTTCAACTCCAGCTTCAGTTCGTGAGGTGCGGCTTCTGGTCGAGAAGCTCGCTGCCAGTTTGGCCGCCGGGCAGCGGATGGTGATCCATTGTCGTGGCGGGATTGGACGTGCATCGTTGATTGCGGCCTGCGTTCTGGTGCGGGATGGAAAGTCGGTTGACGAAAGTTTTGCCCTAATTCAATCAGCGCGGGGCTGTTCCGTTCCCGATACTCGCGAGCAAGTCCAGTGGGTTGAGCGATTTCAGGCTTTTCTGAAAGCATTTGGTTCCTAG